In the Silvanigrella aquatica genome, TTAACTAATGATCATTATTATGTTTTAAAAGTTTTGGTACTTAGGGAGTACATATGCAACAGAGCCAATTAACCCCCCTCACACACTTAAGCGATGAGGAATCACTATTTTTTAAATCTGTTTCTGAGTTTGGTAAAAAAGAAATTTCTCCCTTAATTATGGAGATGGATGAGTCCGAAACACTGAACCCCACTCTCATCAAAAAAATATTTGAAATGGGATTAATGGCTATTGAAATTCCAGAAATGTATGGAGGCTCGGGAGGTTCTTTTTTTCAAGCCATTCTTGCCATTCAGGCCCTTGCTCAAATTGATCCCAGTGTGAGCGTTTTTGTGGATGTGCAAAATACTTTAGTAGCCAATGCTTTGCTAAAATGGGCAAGTGAAAGTGTAAAACAAAAATACTTCCCACAATTCGCAAAAAATAAAGTGGGAAGTTATTGTTTAACAGAGTCAAGCAGTGGTTCCGATGCTTTTGCTTTAAAAACAAATGCAGTAGATAAGGGAACACACTTTGAACTAAGTGGTAAAAAAATATTTATTACAAATGCAAAAGAAGCAAGTTTCTTTTTAGTTTTTGCAAATGTAAATCCATCACAAGGTTACAAAGGAATTACTGCTTTTTTAGTTGAAAAAGATTTTCATGGTGTTTCTTTAGGCCGTAAAGAAACAAAATTAGGAATTCGTGCAAGCAGCACCTGCGAAGTTATTTTTGAATCTGTTAAAGTACCAAAAGAAAATATCATAGGTGAATTGGGTAAAGGTTATAAAATTGCCATTGAGACTTTAAATGAAGGGCGCATTGGTATTTCAGCACAAATGCTTGGCTTAGCCGAAGGTGCACTTGCGGCTGCTGTGTCTTATGCAAAACAAAGAGAGCAATTTGGCAAAATAATTTCTTCATTTCAAGGTATTCAATTTCAAATTGCAGAAATGTCAATAAAAATTGAAGCTGCAAAACTTATGGTGTATAATGCCGCACGACTTAAAGATGCGGGAATGAACTTTGTGAAAGAAGCTGCGATGGCTAAAAGCTTTGCTGGTGAAGTCGCAGAATATGTTGCGAGTACAGCATTAGAAATTTTTGGCGGCTATGGCTTTATTAAGGATTTTCCTGCAGAAAAATTTTATCGTGATTCAAAAATAGGCAAAATATACGAAGGAACAACAAACATGCAGTTGCAAACTATTGCAAAGATGATACTAGATTAATCGTGTTGTTCTTAAGCTTTTTGTGGAGAGATTCATTCAATGAAATTAAAAACTGTATTCTTAAATGTAAGCTCAGCTGCTGTTTCTTCTTTAATTGCTGTTCAAGCCTTTGCTCAAGCGGCAACTACGCAAGCTGTTGTAGCCCCACAGCAAGTTCCTGCGGGAGCAGCTACAACAGGGACTACGGCAGGTCCTGCGTGGATTAATTTTGCTCTAATGGGTGGTATTATTCTTTTTATGTGGCTTTTTGTATTCCGCCCTCAATCTAAAAGAGCAAAAGAGCAAAAAGAGTTTTTATCATCTTTAACTCCAGGTATTGAAGTTATTACGGCAGGCGGAATTATTGGTACTATTGTTGAAGTGAAAGAAAATATTGTTTCTATTAATGTAGGTGGTTCCACAATGCGCGTTGTGAAATCTTCGATTTCTGGGAGATTAGACGCTTCTTCCTCCATTCCGGCAACAAAATAATACCGGTTTTGCTTTTTCGTTTGAATGGTTAAAAAACCGCTCGCCCTTAAGGAGCGGGCGGTTTTTTTCTTTCAGCTTTTAAAATTAAAATTGATACCCTCTAGGTGAATTTATGCAAAACAAAATCCCGATGCCGCCTATCTGGTGGATTAAGAGTATTGTTATTTTATGTGCTCTTATTTTTGGTGTTCTTTATACTCTTCCGACTTTTTTTGGCAATCCTTCGGAATGGCAAAGGGACAGCAATGGTGTGCCCCTCAAATGGCATGAACGGATGGCTGAAAATATTCTTCCCTCATCGCGTGTTAATTTAGGTTTGGATCTCAAAGGCGGTCTTTCTTTAACTCTAAATGTTGAAGTTGAAAAAGCAGTTCAGGATTCCATTATCCGCGCCATCACACGTGCAAAAGAAACGGTCGCAGCCGAAAATATTAAAACAGGCGCTTTTAAAGTAAATGATGATTTATCTGCGACAATAGAAATTGATACTCCCTCTCACGCACAAATATTACAAAAAAGAATTAATGAGCAAACTCTATTACTCTTATATGAAAAAGTAATTGGAAATACTCTTTATTTTAAAGCGAATCGCAATTACATTGTCGACTTTGAAAAACAACTCATGCAGCAAGCTATGAACACCATTCGAAATCGAATTGACCAATTTGGTGTTGCTGAGCCAAGTATATTTCAATCAGGAGACACTCGTATTGTTGTGGAATTGCCGGGTATGTCTGATATTCAAAGAGCAAAACAATTGCTCGGTAATACAGCGCAACTCGATTTTAGATTGGCGTTAAATTCTGTATCAAAAGATCAGCTTCCCTCACTCCTTGATGAAGCGCGCAAGGCTTTAAATATTTCTCATGACGATACGCAGGCGTCGACAATTGAGCATTTATCGCAATGGCTCCGGGATAAAAATAAACTTCCCATGAATGCCACCATTATTTTGCAACGCATTTATGGTCAAGAATCTTCTGCGGGTAAAGTGGTTTCGACAATTCCTCATTTGGTTGAAGCCCATGCTAAATTAACTGGTGATTTAATTGAAGATGCGCAAGCATTACAAACAGCAGAAAATTATATTCCGCAATACAGTGTGTCCTTGAAATTTAAACCTCAAGGCGCAAAACTCTTTGGAGAGTTAACCACACTAGCCGCTGATTCTAAAAATCCGCCTCATGAAGTCGCTATTATTCTCGATGGCAATGTGCAAAGTTCACCTTATGTGAAAGCTCCTATTATTGGTGGAAATGCTTCTATTACCATGGGAAGCAGTCTCAACTTGCCCGAACAAATGAAACAAGCGCAAGATTTATCGTTGGTTTTACGTGCAGGAGCTCTTCCCGCTTCCGTAAAAGTTGTTGAAGAAAGACAAATTGGTCCCAGTGAGGGCGCACAAAATATTCATGCTGGAATTATTTCTACCATTGTGGCTGCTATTTTAGTCGTTGTTGTGATGTTGCTTATTTATGGTGCTTCTGGCTTTGTTGCGAATATTGCGATGCTATTTAATGTGCTACTCATATTAGCATTTATGGCTTTATTTGGTGCTACATTAACACTTCCTGGAATCGCGGGAATTGTTTTAACAATGGCTATTGCTGTAGATGGTAACGTAGTTATTAATGAGCGTATTCGTGAAGAAATTCGTTCTGGATTTAATCAAAAGCAAGCTTTTTATAAAGGTTATCATACGAGTTTTCGTACATTAATCGATGCTCATATTACTTCAGCAGTAGCAGGAATTGTTTTGATGATTTATGGAAATCCTGCGGTAAAAGGATTCGCTGTTACGTTGTTGTGTGGTATTGTTTGTACTTTATTTACATCATATTATGTAACAGAAGTTATTGGACAATGGCTAGTTGAACGAACAAAAATTAAAAGGTTTGGATAAAGAGGAAAACGATTATGGCTTTTAAAATTGGAAATATTCAAGTTTTCCCGCATAATTATTATTTTGATTTTATGAAGTGGAGAAAAGTAACAGTTGGAATTTCTGTTGTTTTAGTTCTTCTTTCACTTCTTATTGTTGGTATAAAGAGCCTTAATTATAGTATCGACTTTTTAGGTGGTGCTGAAATTCAGGTGAATGTCCTCAATAAATCTGTAACCCGAGAGCAATTACAGGAAGCGGTAAAAAAAGAAGGTTTTTCACATGCTGAAGTGACTACATACGGTAACTTTGTGGCTCGTAAAGACAATTCTGAAGCCTTCGTTATTCGTATTCAAAGCGAAAAAGGTGAAGATAAAAACGCAACTTCAAGTCGTGCTGGTGTGCTCGTTAATAATTTAAAAACACAATTTGGTGCAGATAAAATACGTATTGAATCTTCAACAAATATTTCAGGTAAAATTGGGCGAGAAGATGAGCTCAAAGGTTACATGGCATTGTTACTTTCCTGTATTGGAATTTTAATTTATATCGCCTTTCGATTTGACGCGCGTTTTGCTCCTGGTGCGGTATTGTGCTTGGTGCACAACGTGATCATTGCGCTTGGATTTATGACACTATTAGATCGTCCTTTTACCACAACGTCCATAGCGGCGTTTCTTACCATTGTAGGTTATTCCATTAATGATACGGTTATTGTCTACGATCGTATTCGTGAAACGCGTTTGTTGCAGCCTAAAATGCCTATGGTTGAAGTTGTCAATCGTAGTATTAGTCAAACTATGAACAGAACTATTTTAACATCGACAACAGGAATTTTAGCTCTCTTAGTGCTGTCCATTATGGGCGGCGGTGCTATTGAAGATTTTGCTATCACCATGCTTGTGGGTGTGATTGTGGGAACCTATTCCTCTATTTATGTAGCAGCTCCTTTAACACTGATGATGGACGGTTACTTTACAAAAATGGGTTGGAAGCAAAAAGACAATAAGGAAAAAGCGAAATTAGAGCGCCCTAAAGACTATGCTCCTCCTATTAATGTAAGGAAAAAAACACCTCAGGAAAAAAGATAAATGGAAACGGAAACCATTTTTCTGGGTAAAGCGAGCACAAATGGTTTTACAAAAAATGAAAATCGTTTGTGCACCACCGATCGTTTTGTTTGGAAATTAAGAGATATTGTTGCAGATAATCCTTCACAAATTGAAGAATATTTAACTCGAAAAAAGATTTTTTTATTAGACAATCAAAAACTTGAAGAAAATAATTCGTTACTTTCTTTGTTACCTGAACCTTGGCTATTAAAAGATGTGCGCAAAGCTGCGGAAAGAATAATTCAAGCTATACGCAATAAAGAAAAAATAGTTATTTTTGGTGATTATGATGTTGATGGTACAACATCTTGTGCTATGTTATCCCAGTTTTTTAATGAAATAAATTATCCTGTAGAAATTTATATACCCGATCGTATTTTAGAGGGGTATGGTCTAAATGTAACAGGACTTAGAAAGTTAGCACAAAATAATGTAAAAGTAGTTGTTACAGTAGATAACGGAATTTCCGCTATTGATGCCTGTGCCGAAGCAATTCAATTGGGAATGGATGTGATTATAACAGATCATCATGATATTCCCCCTGTTCTTCCAAGTGCTTTTGCTATTTTAAATCCCAAACAAACCGATTGCTTGTTTCCTTACCGCATGCTTGCGGGTGTGGGCGTTGCATTTTATCTTATGGTCGCAATGCGCACTCTTTTGCGTGAGCAAGGACAAAATTGCGTTGTTAATTTAAAATCATTTCTCGATTTTGTGGCCATTGGAACCATTGCTGATATGGCACCTTTAACAGGTGTTAATCATATTCTTTGTAAAGTAGGTCTTGAAGTTCTTTTGCAAAATATTCAGCAAAAAAAACGTATTGGTCTTTTTGAATTATTAAAATGCGCTGGGTGGAAAGAAAATTCTAAAGTCGATTCTGTGGATATTGGATTTAAAATAGGACCCCGTTTAAATGCTGCCGGACGGTTAGGAAATGCGCTGCGTAGTGTCGAACTTATGTGTACAAATGATGTTGTTTTGGCACAAGAAATGGCTCTGCATCTGCATCAAGAAAATGCGGAAAGGCAGACTCTTGAAAAAGCGTTTACCCAAGAAGCGATCGATCAAGTGAAGCAAGGTACAGAGCTTCCCGATGCTCTTGTCCTCCATCAAGAAGATTGGCACCCTGGTGTGGTAGGTCTTGTAGCAACGCGTGTGCTCGACAAATTTTATAGGCCTGTTCTTGTTTTTGGAACCATAGATGGAAAGTTAAAGGGAAGCGGGCGTTCGACGCATTCTTTTAATTTATTTGCTGTTTTAAATGAAGTACGTAATGAATTTATTTCATTTGGTGGGCATTATCATGCTGTGGGATTAACACTTCTTCCTGAAAAATTACCTTGGTTAAAAGAGTATTTAGCGCAAAAAGCAAATGAGCTTATTGATTCTCACGATAAAATTCCGCCCCTCTTTATTGATGGCGTTTTGCCATTGAGCCATTTAAATATAAGTTTTTTGAAACGACTAGAAGAGCTTGAACCCTATGGCATTGAGAACCCTCGTGCTCGTTGGTTCGTGGGACCTCTTACTGTTGCGCATGTTAAAAGAATGGGTAAGGATTTTTCCCACGGACATGCTAAGCTGTTGGTTCTGGAGGAGGGATGCGAATTTTGGATCACAGCCTTTGGTCTTGCCGATGTGTTTGAAGAGTTTCTGGCGACAGGGATTGAAGTGCAACTGGTAGTCGAAGCAAAGCTAAGCAGTTGGAACGGACGCCTCACATCTGATATTCGTGTGATCGATTATGCTCCCGTCATCTATACGAGTTGAATCCATATCTTTTTGCCTAATTGCGAGGTATGCAGTACAATTGGTCAGATGATTTCATTATTGTATTAATAATTTAATTTGTGGACAAACTTATGATCCAGTCGCACCGAAATGATTTAGAACCTTGGTATGTTCGGAAAAAAAAATTTCAGAACTCCAATGTGCTAGGGAGTTCTCCAAAAAAGACAGCAAATGAAGAAGTTGGCAAATTAAGTCATGCAAAGCAAACTATAATGCTCATGATTTATATTTTGCTTGCAGTTGTATTTGCAATTATATCAGGCGTTTTTTTTGTGTTGCCCTTTCTTTCTAATATTCCGGGCAGCGAATCGATTATTTTTGTTTCCATTGCTATTATATCCTTATTGCTATCTTTATTCTTTATTTTTTATCAAATAGGTTCCATTTGTTTTTGTTTAGCACCTAAAAATGAAGGAACTAATCAATTTGCATTAGGAATCAAATATCTTCGCGGTCAAATTGAACTGGAAGAACCGCGCAAAGGCATTCCCGCACCTGAAATGGCTTTGTATCAATTTATTCAACAGGTCAGAGCCTATGCTATGGAAAAATCTTTCTTAAAACAAAAGCAAGATCGTCATCAAGATGCTTTATCGAACATCAGCGGCGCCGATCCTCATTCCATATTAAAAAGAAGATGGAATGATGTGATCGATAGTCTCAATGAATTTGAAATTTATTTAGCAAATGATCCTAAAGGTATTATTGAAAAACTTATTGTGAAATCACCTCCTCAGAATATGGATGTTTCACAAATTTTTAGAGATGTTGCTGAAACCTTCGATACCACTTGGCGCCGTAAGGGTATCAATATTGAACATGCTATTGTCACTCCTTTAAAAGCAAATACCAATGAAGCTGTTTTAAGACGTTTGTTAGTGGGTCCTTGGAGAAGCTGCGTCTATTTTGCGCGCAGGGGAAATGGTGTTGTCTTTTCTGCAAAAAGTATTGAAGGCAAAATTATTGCACGTTGGGAATGTGAAGGTATGGCCTTTCCCGAAGAATTTTTTGATATCATTCGTAATATTCAACTTGAAGTGAATGAACGCATTGAAAAAGGCATGGCTCTAATTGCTCTCGATCCCAATAGTCCAAACACTTTATTTGCATTAATCAGCTTTGTAACTTGGGTTGATCTCGCCAATGTTGCAGGTTGTGATTATGATATAAAGCAGGGTTCTGAAGGACTCGTTATAGAATTAAGATTATAAATTTAACTTCTTTTAGGGTGTGTTCTCAAATTTTCACCCAAATGAAAGAGCACCCTAAGTAAATCACAGATGAAAAGTTACTTTTCTTTTTATCGTAACGAGTTGTTATGCTTCTGAATTGTTTTAATCTAGCAAATAAATTCTTAATTAAATGTCTTATTTTATACAAATAACTGTCGAATTCTTCATTTGTTTTATCAAAAGCATTTTTTTTCTTAGGAATCACAGCTTGAATACATTTATCTTTTAATTTCTTTCTTGTTTTTTCTGCATGATAAGCTCTGTCAGCAATTAATACTTCTGCATCGCTTATTTCTAATAGCTGGTTGGCAATCTTACTATCATGAACTTGTCCTTCACTGACAATAAAATCAATTGGATTAGCACATGAATCAGAAATCATATGAATTTTACTTGAATTACCTCCAACAGTCCTTCTAATACATTCTATTTTTTTGTTAGAAGAATTAACAGAATATTGATGAGCTTTAACGATAGTGTGGAATCGTGTATTTTAAATTCTTTTATAATTGCAGGTAGCCTTGACCATATTTGAGCTGTTATCATTGTTCTCAACATGTTCTCTCGTTTTCGTTAGAATTGATAATCCAAATTTTGCGGGAAACATGCCAAAAATCAAGTCTTCTTCAATATTTGAGAACACACCCTAATTAAAATAAAAGTAATATCATCTGTAATTGTGGTGTCTTCATAAAAAGTATACGCTTCATCAATAAGTTTATCAACAATAGTTAATAACTCTGTTTTTGAAAGATTATTTTTTTCAAAGAATTTTTTAAGGTTTTTCTCACCAAAATCTTTTTTCTCTTTATCTGTGTTTGCAGTTAAACCATTTCGGGAAAATATTTTGGAAATCTAATTAAAATTATTTATAGAAAATTGGTAGTCTATAAAAAAATAATTATTAAATATTGACTTTTTTATTTTATTATATAATTTAAAAAAAAACTATGATTTTAAATTTTAATCATAGTTTTTTTTAACTACTTTAATAGGTTATGTAATAATGAAAAAAGTTTAACATTTGCTGTGTCTCTCTTTTCACTTAATGCCTTTGCTAATATTTGTGATTTATCAGATGATTCAATAAAAGCATTCATTTAATGCAATAAATGAAACACTATCTATTGAAAATTCTAATAAAACCTTATCTTCTTTTATTTGCGGAACATTTGGATGTAAAGCAGAGATTAAGGAAAATGAAATGACTGAGGCTGAATTATATGTTAGTGGTCAGTTTAATGAAAGTAAAAAAACAACGAAATTTAATATTGAATTCGTAGATAAGTTGCAAAATGAAAACCAAAAGATCACTTTAATTTGTTTAGAAAACAACTTGTGTAAGGCTTATAACATTTTGGATACAGGAAGTGATTATGCATTTCAAAATGGTGAAATTAAATCAATCCGTCAAAAAAGAGATTTATTCCATATACCACAAAGTGTGTTTAGAGAGCTGTACCGTTCTACACATAGAGAATTAAATCAAATTGCTGCAGGAACAATTAATACTGTTAATAAAGTTGGAACTGCGATTGTTAGGGCAATAACATTCAACTGGTAATAATAGTATTTAATCCACTTAAAATTATATTTTATATAAATATGCGCTTAATTCGTATAAAAAAACTTTACTAAGCGCAAGATTTAATCTAATTTGATAATTATGATTTAGAATGAAGTTGTATTTAAAAAGGAGAGATTAAGTTCTATGAAAAAGTTTTTTATTCTAGCTCTTCTATTTTGGTATCACTCATATGCCCAAAGTGAAAATGTTATTGATAAAAATAAAGAAATAATATTAAACACCTTCAAAGAAGTATTAATCAAAGAGAACTCAAAAATTTCTTTTTCCCAAAATAACTGTTATAATTCTCTTTGCAATGTCAATATTATTGAAAATAATAAAATAATAAAAAATTTAAGCATAAACTCCAAAATAAACAAATTAAATGATAAAATTAAATATCAAATAAATATTTTTAATTATAAAAACACTGAGAATAAAGATTATACAGTAGTATGTAGTAAAAATAATGATTGCAAGTTCTTTAATGGTAAAAAATCCCAAGAAATTGATGAGGCATATGAAATAGATATATTAAATGGAAAAACTACATTTCCATATTTTAATTTATTTGACTATGCAACTTTCTTTAAATTTTAAATTTTAAATTTAAAAATGTGATATTTAAAAAGATGTGAGACAATCCCATTTGTTCTACCTATATTTAATATTTTGAATTTTTTGGTTTCATAATTCCATTACAAAATGCAGTTTTTGTCATGAAATAATTCAGAAATGTCATCATAATCCGAGCTGAATTTATCAAACAAAATATAGGTTAATAGAGGTGTTCTATTTTGAGGGAATAACTCTAAATTAATACAATATTATTCCTTAATCTCTCTTAATTAAAATAAATGTTATGTCATCATTAATAGGATGATCTTCATAAAATGTGTATGCTTCGTCTATTAATTTATCGACAATATTAAGTAATTCTGTGTTTGAAAAATTGTTTTTTTCAAAGAATTTTTTAAGATTTTTCTCGCCAAAATCTTTTTTTTCTTTATCTGTATTTGCTGTTAAACCATTGCTAAATAAACAAATAATTGAATTTTCCTTAAATTCATATTCAACAACTTTAATTTCCTCTTCGCTTTCAGCGCTTGCATTCTCAGCGCTTTTATTACCAAGAAGTTGTCCTTTAGATTTAAATCGAGTAATTTTTGTTTCTTTACCGTCATAATAATTAATTAAATAGGGGAAAGTATGGCCAGCATTAATAAATTTTACGCGATCGAGTTTTTCATTAAAAATTAAAATAGACATACTCAAATTCATTTTGTTATTGGCATCGACCTTTTGTATAAACTCATTAAGATGCTTAAATAAATTTAGAAAATCATATTTGTCTAAGGTTTTTTCATTGGATAAATCTTCAAAATACCTTGAAACAGCGGCTGCAATAATTGTACTGCCGGCTTCATGACCTAGGGCATCTCCAATAAGAACAATTTTAATTTTATCAAATTCATATATACCCCACCAATCTCCCCCATTGTCTTTTGCACTTTGGTAATAGGAAGCTAATTTTACTTTATCGCTATTAAATTTTGGGATGTATTCAACTCGGGGAACTACGTTTCCCAAGGAACGTTGAGAATATTTGGTTTCAATTTCAAGCATTTGGTTGGTATTTTTCAAACCTTGAATGGTTTCTTCATAACCGTTATAAGCTCTTTCAATTTTAAGAGCAATTGGTTTAAAAATTAATAAATAGAGAGTTATTAATAGAAATATATTAATAAACAAAATTATATAAGTAATACCAATTGCTTTTTTAATTTGTAACTTACTTTCAGCTACGTATAATGTAACTGATTTATCGAGGTCAAGAAGTAATTTGTTTATCTTGTAAATATTATATTCTTTTAAGAAGGAATTAAAATCATTTTTACTCACACTATTTTCTGCTGCTAATATGAAATCATTAATTCGTATGTATAAATTTGCCTTTCCAAAATAAAGGCGCTCAATTTCCTGATTGCTTATTTTTGAAATTCCATCTATTTCATTTCCGTAAGCCAAATCTTCATTTGCTTTACGCATAAGTTGAATGCAGTTAACTAAATCGGCTTTCATAATATTGTAACCGTCATTAAATTTTTGTGAACTTAATGACTGAATAAGTAACATTATTCTTTGGCTTAGCATTCTTTGTTTGCCAGAAACATTTATAACGTTACTAAAATGTGCTTCTTCTTGAATAAACTTTTCAATTATTATTTTTGCAGATATTATTGCAATTCCAAGTATTATAAGAGATAAAGAAAAAAGTAAAATTAATTTTTTTTTAATTTTCATTCCTTCTTTTTGCAACTGCATAAAATTCCTTATTTTACTTTAGGCTGGAATTCATTTTCCGATTTTGCAATCATAACTGTGCCAATGGTGTTGCCAATTATATTTGTCACAACCCTTGCATCGGACATAAAGCGGTCAATTCCTAGGAGGAGTGCTAAACCTTCGATGGGAATAATATGACCAGGCATAGCAGCTAAAATTGCAGACAAAGTAACAAAGCCGGCTCCTGTTATTCCTGCAGCGCCCTTAGAAACGATTAAAATTGTAAATAAAAGCACAAAAAATTCTGTAGTTGTAAAAGGAATATTATAAGCTTGTTGGATAAATACAGCACCTGCAGTAACATAGATAGCCGTTCCATCTAAATTAAAGGCATATCCCGTGGGAAGAACAAAGCTAACCACTTTTTTAGAACAGCCAAAAGTTTCTAATTTATTCATGAGTTGAGGAAATACGGATTCGGAGGAGGATGTGCCAAAGGCGATGGACATCTCTTCTTTGATATGTTTCATTAATTTAAAAGCGCTGAATCCATAAATTTTTGCAGCAATAAAAAGAATGATCCAAAAACTAACCATGCTCACGCCTAAAATTAAAATGAAATGTGCCAACATAGTAAGAGCGCCAATTCCTTGAGCACCCACTGTTGCGGCAATAGCTCCAAAGGCGGCAATAGGTGAAATCCGAGAAATAATTGTGATCATTTTAAAGAAGACGTCGTTGGTCATTTGAAAAAAATCGATGATTTTAGAGTTTTCTTTAATTTGTAAAATTGCTATGGAAAATATAACGGCGAGAACAATAACGGCTAATAAATTATCACCCGCTAAGGTTGCAAATACATTTTCAGGAACCATATGCGTAATAAACTCTGTAAAACCCCCCGTGCTTCCTTCTTTAGGTTTGAATTTTGAGACATCGACGCCTTGAAATGTGGATATATTAAAACCGGCACCTGGCTGGAAAAAAAGCATCATGCCAAAGGTAAGGGCGACAGCAACAATGGACATGATTTCAAAATAAACAATTGTTTTAAAGGCAAGTTTTCCTATACTTCCTTGATGTTTGCTATGAGAGCATACTCCTAAAATAATGGAAACAAAGACAATGGGTGATATCACCATTTTAATGAAGCGAATAAAAATGGTTGCTATAATTTTTAATTGCGCCGCAAATTCTGGGAAATAAATGCCCACTAAAATTCCTAAGGTAACGGCGATGAGAACCTGTAGGAAGAGGTGAAACTTTAAAAATTTAAGAATTTGAGACAATTTACTTGGAGATGACATGGTGCCCTCGCTTAAGAGTTATTAACTTTTTTAAATATAATAAAAATAAAATAAGTTGTGAAGCGCTGTGGCAAATATTTGAAATTGGTAAGGAAATCTAGGTCAATTTTGCCTTAGGGAAGCTGAACTTTTAAAGATTTCAGGTTTTTCTTCCATAAGTTCACGGAGAAACCAATTTTCGGCAAGATGGGTTCCTGTGGTAGAACCAATATGTAATTTTCGAGAAAGATAAGATCCAAGTTTTTCACCAATAGCTCGATATGTCGTATATTTACCACCATAAATTGAAATGAGTCCTGGCACTGTTTCGTTAATAACCGTTTCTCTAGAAAGTCCTGATATATTTTTATCAAGTTGTTTTACATAAAAAGGAGAGTTATAAATGTCATCCATCCATTTGCTGTCAATTTGAGTTATTCTATTTGCTTGATTTAAAGGCATGCAACGCACACCGCAAAAAATTTCAGATATATTTTTTTCAGCATCTACAAGATTTAATGTTTCCTTAGCGGTATGCATTAAATAATCTTTGTCACTTTGCGGATATTTTATATGTGATGGTTCAGTAGACAAAATAGACTCTGTCGTTCCATATAGCCACTGTCCAAACCACGGAATAAAAAAGACAACGCGTCCATCCAACTCTTGAATTAATGTAGCAGCGCAATTATTAATCTCAGCGTGCGGAACTGCTTCGGGTTTAAAAATAATATGAGTTCCTAAATTTAAGAGACATGTGATTTTAGGGACTATTCCCCATCTTAATAAATTTTCATTGCACCAAGCACCAGCGGCATTCACAATATATTTTGTAGTAACCGTTTTTTTATTTCCATTGGAATCAATTGTTACTTTAAATCCATTTTCAATTTGTTTGACTTCTGTTACTGTGGTATTTTCTTCGTAGGATGCTCCTAACTTAACAGCTGCTTCTGCGGCAATGCGGGCAATGACATCATCGAGCATTTGAGCATCGTAATAGAGAAAAGCACTTATCATTTCATTTTCAATTTTATTTTGATTTAGATAAGGAGCAAATTTAATGATATCTTCTTTATTTAAGGGAGAAGCGCTTGGCAAACCGCCATCTCCAGATAAAAGATCA is a window encoding:
- the recJ gene encoding single-stranded-DNA-specific exonuclease RecJ, with amino-acid sequence METETIFLGKASTNGFTKNENRLCTTDRFVWKLRDIVADNPSQIEEYLTRKKIFLLDNQKLEENNSLLSLLPEPWLLKDVRKAAERIIQAIRNKEKIVIFGDYDVDGTTSCAMLSQFFNEINYPVEIYIPDRILEGYGLNVTGLRKLAQNNVKVVVTVDNGISAIDACAEAIQLGMDVIITDHHDIPPVLPSAFAILNPKQTDCLFPYRMLAGVGVAFYLMVAMRTLLREQGQNCVVNLKSFLDFVAIGTIADMAPLTGVNHILCKVGLEVLLQNIQQKKRIGLFELLKCAGWKENSKVDSVDIGFKIGPRLNAAGRLGNALRSVELMCTNDVVLAQEMALHLHQENAERQTLEKAFTQEAIDQVKQGTELPDALVLHQEDWHPGVVGLVATRVLDKFYRPVLVFGTIDGKLKGSGRSTHSFNLFAVLNEVRNEFISFGGHYHAVGLTLLPEKLPWLKEYLAQKANELIDSHDKIPPLFIDGVLPLSHLNISFLKRLEELEPYGIENPRARWFVGPLTVAHVKRMGKDFSHGHAKLLVLEEGCEFWITAFGLADVFEEFLATGIEVQLVVEAKLSSWNGRLTSDIRVIDYAPVIYTS
- a CDS encoding IS5 family transposase: MVKAHQYSVNSSNKKIECIRRTVGGNSSKIHMISDSCANPIDFIVSEGQVHDSKIANQLLEISDAEVLIADRAYHAEKTRKKLKDKCIQAVIPKKKNAFDKTNEEFDSYLYKIRHLIKNLFARLKQFRSITTRYDKKKSNFSSVIYLGCSFIWVKI
- a CDS encoding SpoIIE family protein phosphatase, encoding MQLQKEGMKIKKKLILLFSLSLIILGIAIISAKIIIEKFIQEEAHFSNVINVSGKQRMLSQRIMLLIQSLSSQKFNDGYNIMKADLVNCIQLMRKANEDLAYGNEIDGISKISNQEIERLYFGKANLYIRINDFILAAENSVSKNDFNSFLKEYNIYKINKLLLDLDKSVTLYVAESKLQIKKAIGITYIILFINIFLLITLYLLIFKPIALKIERAYNGYEETIQGLKNTNQMLEIETKYSQRSLGNVVPRVEYIPKFNSDKVKLASYYQSAKDNGGDWWGIYEFDKIKIVLIGDALGHEAGSTIIAAAVSRYFEDLSNEKTLDKYDFLNLFKHLNEFIQKVDANNKMNLSMSILIFNEKLDRVKFINAGHTFPYLINYYDGKETKITRFKSKGQLLGNKSAENASAESEEEIKVVEYEFKENSIICLFSNGLTANTDKEKKDFGEKNLKKFFEKNNFSNTELLNIVDKLIDEAYTFYEDHPINDDITFILIKRD
- a CDS encoding cation:dicarboxylate symporter family transporter, which encodes MSSPSKLSQILKFLKFHLFLQVLIAVTLGILVGIYFPEFAAQLKIIATIFIRFIKMVISPIVFVSIILGVCSHSKHQGSIGKLAFKTIVYFEIMSIVAVALTFGMMLFFQPGAGFNISTFQGVDVSKFKPKEGSTGGFTEFITHMVPENVFATLAGDNLLAVIVLAVIFSIAILQIKENSKIIDFFQMTNDVFFKMITIISRISPIAAFGAIAATVGAQGIGALTMLAHFILILGVSMVSFWIILFIAAKIYGFSAFKLMKHIKEEMSIAFGTSSSESVFPQLMNKLETFGCSKKVVSFVLPTGYAFNLDGTAIYVTAGAVFIQQAYNIPFTTTEFFVLLFTILIVSKGAAGITGAGFVTLSAILAAMPGHIIPIEGLALLLGIDRFMSDARVVTNIIGNTIGTVMIAKSENEFQPKVK